The Pseudodesulfovibrio cashew genomic sequence TGCGGTGGAACGTGATGTGGTTTTCCGCAAGGTCGACATTGGCCCACTTGAGGCTGAGGACTTCCTGGGTGCTGCACCCGTGCTCGACCGCCAGCAGGATCGCCAGGGGCAAGTAGTGCTTCGCCCTGCGCTGATGGGCCGCTGCCAGCAGCTTCTCGATTTCGAGGGGGTTCTGGGCCTTCTTGCGCTCACTGGCCTTCTCCGACAAGTATGGGATGTCCCGCGCAATGTCTTTTTCGATCAAACCCTGCTTCGCGGCCTGTGCGAACACTTGCTTGATGACAAACAATCGGCGGTTCGCCAATACGTTGCAGTTCTTGCCTTTTTCGCCCTTGGCCACAAGCTTCGCCTTGGTCTGTTCGGCGATGCCGATGCGGTAATCTCGAATGGTCTCCTCCTTGAGGTCATGGAGCAGGGTGTGCTTCCATCCCTTCAGGACCGGGGCCAGCAGGTAGCCGTACCCGGCATGGCTCGCCTGGGATATCTTTCCTTCCCCGAGCTTTCGGTCCCATTCGTCCCGACACAGCAGGGCAGCTTGCCCAAAAGTGGGCAGGGACTGCTGCTTCGGTTGCCGAGTTTCCTTGGTCGGCAATCTGCCACTGTCGAGCAGGGTGCGAAGCCGGTTGGCTTCTTCCTGGGCCAGGTCTTTCCGTCTTAGCGTCTTGTGGTATTCCTTCCTGCCCGTTTCCGGGTTGTTGAAGTGAATGACGTACGCTTTTCCCTTTTTCAGCGAACGGGTCGCGATGGTGACAGTAGCCATAAGCTATTCTCCCTTCGGACTGTTCGCCGCCAAGCTTCTTCGATTTTCAATGAACGCTTGCAGGTCTGTTTTCAGAACCAGCTTTCGTGATCCTATCGCGATATGACCCAAGGCGCCAGACTGAATCAGACGCGAAATGGTCGCACGGTGGACCCGCAAAAAGCAGGCGACTTCCCTGATGGTCAAAAGAGTCGATGCATCGGACATGGTGCGGTTCTCATAGGAACGGAACGTAAAGCCTCCTACCGCCGTAGCGTACCCGTTTCCACTTCCCCTTCGGTTGAAGTTGCTCGTCAAAACTCAGCCAACAGTCCAGTTTGACACCGTAGGAGAAATAAAAGTCAAACGTCGGAAGGGGGCTCGGAGAGAAAAGAATGAAAAAAAATGAAGCCCCGCACTAAAAGGCGGGGCTTCTGCTAATAGGAACTGCCAAGATAGGCGTTCGATACGTCACGTCTTCCGGCAGAATGTCCTGCCGTGTTTTCGATCTCATCACGTGCTTCATTGTCGAGCCGGGGCCATTTTTCCCCGGCGGCATCGTATGCTGCTGCTTGAAACACCTGAACGTCGTCGTGCTGGTTGGGCGGTTCAAAGCCAGTATGCTCCACGTACATTTGGTGGAAGCGCTCGTGACGGAGACCGTGCAGGGTTCCCTCTGCGTCTTTGCCGGTCAGACCGTGTTTTCTGGCCGCATAGTCCAACCGATGCAGCCAGTTGTCGCCCATATGCTCGGGCATGAGGTTGTTGACGCCTTTCCTGTCTGAAGGGGACACATATTCCTGCGCCCGTTCAAGGGCTGCTTCTTGCATGGGCGACAGGTTGAGCAAGGCTCTTGGTCTGCCGCCTTTGGTCCCGTACTGGACAAGCAGACTGTGCTCGTCGCGATTCCAGTCATTGGGCAAGTCAAGCTTGGCTGCTTCTTCCCTGCGCAAACCGAGTTCGTACATCAACTCGACCTGTGCCGCCGCCCGACCCGCATGCGAATACGACGTGTCGTTTCGCATGCGGGTCAGGGTGTTTTGAAAGGCTTCCGGGCTGACAGTGCGGGACGTCGCATTGGCGATGGACCCGCGTCGCACCCCGAAGGCCGCGTTGCTTTTGCTGATGTGGTCGTTTCCGTATGCGCGGCAAATGTGGCGTGCGGCACTGAAGACTTCGGCAATCCTGCCGTCGCCCACGCCGTCCGCGCGCATGGCGTCCGCCACGCGCTGGAAATGCTTGTTCGTCACCTTGGTCCACTTCCGGGCTCCCAGGTTCGCGTGGCGCAAGATCTTGACGAAATGTTGGGCCGTCTGGCGGATTCGGTGCTGTTTCGATTTCGGGCCGGACAAGGTTGCCCGGTTGATCCCATACTTGAGGCTGTCGGATTTTCTCATTGGAATTCTCCTTCCGTTAAAGGTTCGGGGCAGCGCCCCGGGGCCAAGCAGATCGGGCTTTTCCCGTTATCCGGGAAAGACCTGCCTGTGGCGGTAAACCCGCCACGCATCACCAGCTAAGGGAAGAATGAATGCCCGTTTCCCATTGGAAGAAGATTCCGGAAGACCCAGTCAATAAGGGGTGCTGCCCCGCAAGCGCGTACGTCTTGCGGATTGGATGGCAGCCGTAGGGGAAGTGCGGCAATGACAAGCGTAGATACTTGCCATTCCACCATCGGCGGGTGCTGCGTTACAGCCTGCGTGTTTGGATTTGGAAATGGCCGTTTGTTTGGAAAACGGCGCGTGGATCGTTGAAGCACAAGGCTTCTTCATGCGTCATCAGTTCGGACTACGTCACGAACTTATGACGCGCGTCAATGCGTTTCACCTCCTTTTGGTTACGGAATTATCCGATGGATATGCCCCACCATACGACGTCGTCAAACCCTCGCGCAAGCTCCGGCAGCACGATTTCTTCCCCTCCCGCCGATTTTCCGCGAGCGTGACGCAAGCAGCCGCCAGCGCAAGGCCGAGCCCTTCGGGCGTCCGTCTTCGCCGGACGGCCTTGCCCCGACGGCTTTGCTTGCGTCGAGATTATCGCAGGCGACGGCGAGAGGGATGGCGGGTTTGACTCAGGCTCAAGGGATTTCCTTGGCAAAGCTTGAGGAATATTATTCAGTACTAGCTCATGAAGAAGGTTGAAAGACAGCTGGCGAGGTACTCATTAACCTTCTGCGAGAGCCGCTTAACCCCCAGGATATCCGCCAAGTCCCGGACTCGGTCTTTGCTCATCACAAGCTCAGGATGGTCAGCTATAAGCCCGAATAGTTCGTGGCGCGAGATGTCTGTGACGGCTCTACCTTCGATGGTCCTATAAGGGACCTTTTCCTGATAAGTTCCAGGTGACCAGATAAAAGTCGTCTTACCTTCCTTGCGGAGTTCATTCTTGCCGAGGCAGGTGTCGATTTGCTGCCGGATGTTGGCACCGGTCCTTTTCCAGCCGTGGGCTTTGCAGATAGTCCGGGCCAGTCGGTCGGCCTCAATGGGGCCTTCTTTCTCTACCAGATAGTCGATCAGTTGACAGAGAATCGGTGTGTATCCGGCATCGAAGAAACGGTCCGCATCCGGTTGGACGGGCCATTTGATAGGCGAGATATTACTTGAGACCGTCGAATCCTCCACCCCGGTTGATTTGGCATATTTTGAGTGTTGATCTGGTGGTTCCGGATCAGAATACGGAAGCTCAAGTTCATTGCTTACATTGGGAAGCTTGACTTGTCTTGAAACCCGAGGCTGCAAAACATGCTCTTCTTCCGGTTGTGATTTCATGGTTTCCGCAACAAGCTCTTCGGGCACCTCCCTCCATTCCTCTTCTTGCTCGGATTGTTCTTTGGCCTGGGCTTCTAGTTCCTTCTCCTTTTGGCGGGAGTTTTCGAGAAGCTCCTCAAGTTCTGTATGAACCCGTTTGAGCGCTTCCGTAGGAGTCATGAACCAGTCTGTTGACCATATGCGGATGATGTTCCACCCGAGGTTACATAGGACCGCCTCACGGATTTTGTCTCGATCCCGTGCGCTTGCGGAACTGTGGTAGGTTGCGCCGTCACACTCAACGCCCGCCAGGTAGGCACCTGCGTGATCGGGATGGACCACGCCCAGGTCGATTCGGTAATCGGAAACACCGATTTGAGGCCGTATCTCCCAGCCCTTGTCTTGAAGAGCGGACATGACGGCTTCTTCAAACGGACTCTCCGCATCACCAACGGAATCACCCCTACCCGCACCGCACGGGAGCGCTATCGGGCCTCGCTTGGCGTAGTCAAGAAAGGTCTTGAGATGGGCCACGCCAAGGGCCTTGGTCCGCGATGTGTCGATGTCATCGGCCTCAATTGATGAGAAGACATGCATTTCGGATCGGGCGCGCGTTACGGCGACGTTTAGGCGTCTTTCTCCTCCATCCCGATTGAGCGCGCCGAAACTCATTGACATTTTGTCTCCATTATCTCGCCCGAAGGTAATGGAGAAGCACATGATGTCCCGCTCATCTCCCTGGATGTTTTCCAGGTTCTTGACGATAACCGGTTCTTCTCGATTTTCGCTGAAGAACCATTCAAGCTTCGGATTGGAACGTCGGGCCTCGTCAAAAAGATTGAGGATCAGTTCCTGTTGCTGGATGTTGAACGTGATGACGCCGAGGGTCGGTCTCGTCTCCTTTGGGAGTTGTAGCCAGTGTTCCAGTCGTGACCTAGCAAACCGGACGATTTCTCTCGCTTCCGTGATGTTGGTACGGCCTGTGCCTCTCGCATACGCGCCGTCGTTTTTGTGAAAAACAAGGGCATCTGATTCTGTTTTGGGCGAAGGGAAGGTGATGAGTCTACCACCATAATAGTGATGGTTCGAGAACGAGATCAACGATTCATCTCGGCTTCGGTAATGCCAGTTCAACTGGACTTCCGGCAGGCCCGCCGCACTGGCTTCTTCGAGAATACTGGGCAGGTCTTTTTCATATTCGGCAAGGTCGTCCTCGTCCTCGTCATCGGCACGGCCGAAAAAGTTGGTGGGTGGCAACTGTTTCGGGTCGCCCACGATGATGGATTGCTCGGCCCTGGCGATGGCTCCGACCGCATCCCACGTCGTGATCTGGGAGGCTTCATCGAAAATGACCACATCAAATTGTGTCTGGTCTGCTGGGAGGTATTGAGCCACTGAAAGCGGTGACATGAGCATGCATGGCGCCAGTTTGGTGAACACGGTTGGCGTGTTTTCGAGTAATTTGCGGATGGAAAGGCTCGGCCGTTGCAAAGATAGTTGGTGTCTCAATGCTCCCAATTCCGAGCGGCGAGGGACGCTATCCCTGGCGGGAAGCCCATGCGATGTCTTAATCAATACCTGATCCGAGGCCATTTTTTGAACGGCTTCGTCCCTCTTGCGAAACTCTCGTATCAAATCTTCGTGGGACCAATGGCGGAAGCCGCGAAGCTCTGAACTGGCGTCTATGACGAGGGGCAACCACCAATGGAAATATGCCACCCGGAAATCCAACTTGGCGTTTTCGATCTGCCCGGTTGGTAGTGCCTTCAGAAACGGATCAAGGCCCAGTGCCCGTGCTTCCTCTCTGACCGCCACCCAACGGACCCAATCCGCCAGTTGTGTCTTGTGGGCAATCAAATGTCGTAGGTTCGTTTCAAGGGACTCTATCGACGGGATATGCAGCTTTCCTTTGGAGTGAACAGCGTAGGCATCACAGGCCGATTTGAATTCCCTGAGCGCTGAATGAAATGCCGTTGCCAGGCGTTCGGCGTCAGGTCGTTGCTGCCCGTGATTGAGCAGGGAGTCCAATGCGGCTCCAAACTGCTGGGCATCAGAGGCATAACGGCGAACATCGGCGAGCGCTTGTTGCAGATTCCCAGCACCTTTGAGATATTCCAATACGTTGGAATGGTCGGTTTCTTCGTTTCGAAATACCGGAAGCCCTGCCAGCTCGCTCTGGTCGATGGTTTCAATGTTGTTTTGGATTTCCCGCAGGGGAATTATTTCCGAAGCGACATCCACCTTGCCGTCCGCTGCATAGCTTTGGAGAAGTTTGCCGATTCGCCTGCGCCCGAAGGCCGAGAGTGGCCACATTTTGGCATTTGCCTCGCGCCATTGACGGTCGATGTCGTCCACGGGGATGCGTTTCAGTTCGGCGTTTTCGTAGCTAGCCGTGAGGTTCGACCGGGCTTGGCGAATGATGGTGATGGCGGCGGCGAGAGATGCCGCGGCTTCTTCCAAACGGCCCAATTCCGCATCGACGACCTTGCTGTAGTCCTGCCCGGAAGCGATCCGGCAAACCTCATGGAATCGATTGAGTTGCTTTATGCGCTCAAGATTTGTTTCCTCAGCGTCTGGTAGCCCTATCTTATGCGCCAAGGCGTCGGCGGTTTCCTTGAGTTGGGGAATAGTAGCCAAAATTGATTCGGCGTGTTCAATCAGACTGTTTTGCCAAGAAAACGTCCATTCCTCAGCGTCGATGCTGTCGAATCCCTTGCAGTCGCGGACAATGGCGTGAATTCTGTCCGCGCGTATTGCGGTCTCCTCAAGCCTGGCGAACATGCCCGGATCGTGCGCATTGAGATTGTCGAACGTGAGAGTGAACCGTGGGCGATGTCCGGCGACAACGCCGATGGCCTGGAAAACACTGAAGCCGTGGCTACCAGGTGCATGAAGTTGTTCCACATACCTGTTGAGTTGGTCTCTTGCCGCCTCAAGTTGGCTTGTTGCACGGTCCCAGGAATCCGTCGCATATTTTTCACTACGTTCCCAAGCGGCCCCCAGTTGGGCCAGAACACGTTTCCTGTCGGATTTATTGGAGTGGAGTTCAAGGCAGACGTCGCCAAGCCCGTATGCCTTCAATCGGCGGTAAACCACGTCCAGCGCCGCTGATTTCTCCGCCACAAAAAGAACGCGTTTCCCCACGGAGAGGCACTGGGCGATCATGTTGGCGATTGTCTGGCTTTTCCCTGTGCCGGGAGGGCCGATGACAACGAAGTCGTGTCCGTTCATGGCCGCAACAACGGCAGCCAACTGGGAGCTGTCGGCGGGAAGCGGAGTCAGCAGGTCATGCAGGGGGATCTTTTTGTCGATCTCGTTGGGCAGGGGAAGACAGGGGCCGTCACACGCTTGGACAAAAGGAGTCTCGGGCGAGTCTATGAGATGTTTGACAAGCCGGTTGTTTCTCAGGTCCTCGGTTCGGTCGACCAAATCCTTCCACATGAGATACTTGGCAAAAGAAAACGTGGAAAACGCCGCCTCCTCAACAACTTCAAATCCTGGGATGTCCCGCACGGCCTTGCGCATGAGCGAGAAGACCAAAGGGACGTCGATACCTGATTCGTCTTTTGGGAGCTCTCCTTCCAAGGACGGAACCCTGAGTCCGAAATCCCGTTGCAAGAATTGAAGGAGGGTCGAGTTGATGCGGATGTCGTCTTCATGGTGTGCAAGATAAAAATCCGATTTCGCCGAACGGCGTTTCAGGGAAACCGGGAGCAGGAGGATGGGGGCTCGATACAGCGTCGGGTCGTTTTCCGTTTTCTTCCACCTGAGGAAGCCCACCGCCAGGTAGAGGGTGTTGGCGCCCCCTTCCGCGAGTTCACTGTTGGCCTTGCGGAAAAGCGTGACCAGCCGGTTGCGCATGTCTGTTCCGGGCAGCGGAATGCAGAGCTGCTTGCGCTCCAGGGCGTCCTTGGCGAACTCCTCATGGATGTCTTTGCCGTTTTGTTGCTGATACAATTCCGGATCCCGTGCCCCGACAGGGTTTTCATCCTTGAGGGATATGACCCGAAGGCGGCTTCCGTCCGCCAGCATGTCTTCCAGTCTCGGAAGATCCGGGCACAAGACCGGGATGGTCTGCTTGGTGTCCTTGAAGTTGAGGAGGCGATTTCGAAGAGTCAGGTCAAGGAGCTTTCGTTGCCATCGGTCTATCCTGTCTTGAGCTGTCTGGGGCGTTTCGTCGATTACTTCACCCGGCAACATGCCGAAGTCCGGTTCCGGCGGGAGAGCCGCCGGGGCAACTTCCTCTGCGGCTTCTTTTGAGGATTCTTCGACATGATGGGCAGCGAGGGGAGTGACACCTGCAAAACGAGCCCTGCGGATGTCCACGGCACGCTCGAAGTCGACTTCGTTTTTTTCGTTGAGTTTCACCCTGGCGTTTTGAACCGCTTGGGTGAAGTCCGCTACGGGACGATTCGTTACCAAGGTCGTTTCAAATGCCTCGAATTCACGCGCCGCGATGGCTTTGCGGAGTTCGACCACATCCGGTTCTTCAATGGAGGGCAGAGTCTTGTCCGCAAGCCAGACGCCTGTAAAGGCGTGTCCCTTGGTAAAGATAATGACAGGGTTGAGGCCCGCCGCTTCAAGCGCACCAGCAAATAGCAGCGAGCTGTCGAGGCAGGTGACCAACCCCTCGTCGTGTATCCGCCGCGGCCCTCGGACCTTCTGCCCTCTGGATTCAAAAGAGGCGGGAGGCTGTGCATAGCTCAGTGCCTTTTCGGTGATGGCCGACCATATGCCGGCAGCAAGCATGTACGCCCGTTTGGGGTCTTGATCCTGGTACCCGTTGAGCGCCCCGTTGTGACCACCCTTTTCAAGGAGCATACTTGCCCCGTTTGCAAATTTTTGCGACGACGGGATCGTTCGGCGAGACAAACGCGGCGAGGATGCTGGCCATTTCGCCCAAGCCGCCCCATTCGTCTCGCGCCAGAAGCCTGATGGGCAGAATCTGTTCGCCCAAGGCCGCCTCGTTCTGGCGAAGCCGGAAGGTCAGTTGTCCACGCTCAGCTTCGTTGAGCCCATCGAAAAAAGCGAAGTCGTATTCCAACCGCAAGTCGGAGAGGGATATGTCGCTATTGGCATGTATTCTGTCGATGGTCCAAGTCTTGTTCCGGCAAAACGGAGGGTGAGGAGTGAGCTCCAGGGTGATATTCTCAACAGGCACATCCGAGGTGTTGCGGATTTGGATGCTACGCAGAATGGGAACCGAATTTTGCGCGGAGACAAAATTGATGCATTCGGCTGCGGATATTACCAAAGTGGGCGTGCTGTCCGTATTCATGTCACTGCCTCAAACTCATCAAGATACATTTGAATTTTCGTTTTCCGTTGAAGTTAATCACTACACATTATAGAAAAGGTTGAAAAGGCGCTGAAGGTCAAGATTTAATTCGATCTTGCCTGGGTAATGAAATTTCTTGAGTGTGACTTGGAGGCGTTGTGAATAGGTTAGACCATTGCATCGAGGTGTTGTCCGTAGAGAAAGGGAAGTTGCACCTTCGCGAAATTGCCCGGCTTCTCGTCGCAAGGTATCCCTCTATCTATGGTGGCCTGGATTTGGAGGACTTGGGGAAGAAAATTGGCCAATCCATCAGCAATCATATTCGTAACGCCAAGCGGAAAGCCAAGATTTCCAAAGTTCCCAATGGCAAGGGTGGGTATCTTTCCGGTATGTACAGAGCAAAGCAGAAACGGAAAAAGACAGCATCAGCAAAACTCCCCCCGGTTTCAAATTTATATACAGGCAAGGCCGGAGAGTATGGGCTGTTGAGCGAACTCCTGTTCCAAGGGTACAACGCTTCAATCATGACTGTTGATGAAGGAATCGACGTCGTTGCATCCAAGGGGAACAAGTATTTCCATATCCAGGTGAAGACAGCTAATTGCAACAAGCACGGAAAGTTTCAATTCACTATCAAAGCGAAGAGCTACAAATCGAAT encodes the following:
- a CDS encoding DUF3320 domain-containing protein produces the protein MLLEKGGHNGALNGYQDQDPKRAYMLAAGIWSAITEKALSYAQPPASFESRGQKVRGPRRIHDEGLVTCLDSSLLFAGALEAAGLNPVIIFTKGHAFTGVWLADKTLPSIEEPDVVELRKAIAAREFEAFETTLVTNRPVADFTQAVQNARVKLNEKNEVDFERAVDIRRARFAGVTPLAAHHVEESSKEAAEEVAPAALPPEPDFGMLPGEVIDETPQTAQDRIDRWQRKLLDLTLRNRLLNFKDTKQTIPVLCPDLPRLEDMLADGSRLRVISLKDENPVGARDPELYQQQNGKDIHEEFAKDALERKQLCIPLPGTDMRNRLVTLFRKANSELAEGGANTLYLAVGFLRWKKTENDPTLYRAPILLLPVSLKRRSAKSDFYLAHHEDDIRINSTLLQFLQRDFGLRVPSLEGELPKDESGIDVPLVFSLMRKAVRDIPGFEVVEEAAFSTFSFAKYLMWKDLVDRTEDLRNNRLVKHLIDSPETPFVQACDGPCLPLPNEIDKKIPLHDLLTPLPADSSQLAAVVAAMNGHDFVVIGPPGTGKSQTIANMIAQCLSVGKRVLFVAEKSAALDVVYRRLKAYGLGDVCLELHSNKSDRKRVLAQLGAAWERSEKYATDSWDRATSQLEAARDQLNRYVEQLHAPGSHGFSVFQAIGVVAGHRPRFTLTFDNLNAHDPGMFARLEETAIRADRIHAIVRDCKGFDSIDAEEWTFSWQNSLIEHAESILATIPQLKETADALAHKIGLPDAEETNLERIKQLNRFHEVCRIASGQDYSKVVDAELGRLEEAAASLAAAITIIRQARSNLTASYENAELKRIPVDDIDRQWREANAKMWPLSAFGRRRIGKLLQSYAADGKVDVASEIIPLREIQNNIETIDQSELAGLPVFRNEETDHSNVLEYLKGAGNLQQALADVRRYASDAQQFGAALDSLLNHGQQRPDAERLATAFHSALREFKSACDAYAVHSKGKLHIPSIESLETNLRHLIAHKTQLADWVRWVAVREEARALGLDPFLKALPTGQIENAKLDFRVAYFHWWLPLVIDASSELRGFRHWSHEDLIREFRKRDEAVQKMASDQVLIKTSHGLPARDSVPRRSELGALRHQLSLQRPSLSIRKLLENTPTVFTKLAPCMLMSPLSVAQYLPADQTQFDVVIFDEASQITTWDAVGAIARAEQSIIVGDPKQLPPTNFFGRADDEDEDDLAEYEKDLPSILEEASAAGLPEVQLNWHYRSRDESLISFSNHHYYGGRLITFPSPKTESDALVFHKNDGAYARGTGRTNITEAREIVRFARSRLEHWLQLPKETRPTLGVITFNIQQQELILNLFDEARRSNPKLEWFFSENREEPVIVKNLENIQGDERDIMCFSITFGRDNGDKMSMSFGALNRDGGERRLNVAVTRARSEMHVFSSIEADDIDTSRTKALGVAHLKTFLDYAKRGPIALPCGAGRGDSVGDAESPFEEAVMSALQDKGWEIRPQIGVSDYRIDLGVVHPDHAGAYLAGVECDGATYHSSASARDRDKIREAVLCNLGWNIIRIWSTDWFMTPTEALKRVHTELEELLENSRQKEKELEAQAKEQSEQEEEWREVPEELVAETMKSQPEEEHVLQPRVSRQVKLPNVSNELELPYSDPEPPDQHSKYAKSTGVEDSTVSSNISPIKWPVQPDADRFFDAGYTPILCQLIDYLVEKEGPIEADRLARTICKAHGWKRTGANIRQQIDTCLGKNELRKEGKTTFIWSPGTYQEKVPYRTIEGRAVTDISRHELFGLIADHPELVMSKDRVRDLADILGVKRLSQKVNEYLASCLSTFFMS
- a CDS encoding integrase, which gives rise to MATVTIATRSLKKGKAYVIHFNNPETGRKEYHKTLRRKDLAQEEANRLRTLLDSGRLPTKETRQPKQQSLPTFGQAALLCRDEWDRKLGEGKISQASHAGYGYLLAPVLKGWKHTLLHDLKEETIRDYRIGIAEQTKAKLVAKGEKGKNCNVLANRRLFVIKQVFAQAAKQGLIEKDIARDIPYLSEKASERKKAQNPLEIEKLLAAAHQRRAKHYLPLAILLAVEHGCSTQEVLSLKWANVDLAENHITFHRTKNGVTRTHRIMPRTRKALEARLEHVTRHREKRGVATKDDFVIGNMDGTPFRSIKAAWEGLCKDHDFDDLHFHDHRHTYCTNMLKAGCTLKETNVMIGHKTLRMTDRYSHLEGVLEDGPQDRLAARYAMTGTENSRSEAADT
- a CDS encoding helix-turn-helix domain-containing protein; the protein is MSDASTLLTIREVACFLRVHRATISRLIQSGALGHIAIGSRKLVLKTDLQAFIENRRSLAANSPKGE
- a CDS encoding site-specific integrase, which codes for MRKSDSLKYGINRATLSGPKSKQHRIRQTAQHFVKILRHANLGARKWTKVTNKHFQRVADAMRADGVGDGRIAEVFSAARHICRAYGNDHISKSNAAFGVRRGSIANATSRTVSPEAFQNTLTRMRNDTSYSHAGRAAAQVELMYELGLRREEAAKLDLPNDWNRDEHSLLVQYGTKGGRPRALLNLSPMQEAALERAQEYVSPSDRKGVNNLMPEHMGDNWLHRLDYAARKHGLTGKDAEGTLHGLRHERFHQMYVEHTGFEPPNQHDDVQVFQAAAYDAAGEKWPRLDNEARDEIENTAGHSAGRRDVSNAYLGSSY